The genomic window TCGGCCGGCACCACCGGATGTTCGTGTCGGCGGAGACGGCCGACTCCACCGAGTACGCGGACTTCTGGCGGCGCCTGCAGCAGGGCGAGTTCGTCTCCGGGGAGTTCCACCGTTACGGCAAGGACGGGCGCGACGTCTGGCTGCAGGCCACCTACAACCCGATCTTCGGGCTCGACGGTAAGCCGTGGAAGGTGGTCAAGTTCGCCAGCGACATCACCGAGGCCAAGGCCCGCAACGCCGACTTCGAGGGCAAGGTGACCGCGATCCGGCGCTCGCAGGCGGTGATCGAGTTCGACCTCGCCGGCACCGTACTGGAGGCCAACGACTCGTTCCTCGACCTGATGGGCTACCGCCTGGACGAGATCCGTGGCCGGCACCACCGGATCTTCGTCGCCACCGAGGAGGCGGCCCGGCCGGAGTACCGGGCCTTCTGGGAGAAGCTGGGACGCGGGGAGTTCCACTCCGCCGAGTACCGGCGCATCGCCAAGGACGGCGGTGAAGTGTGGATAAGAGCCACCTACAACCCGATCCTCGACGCCGACGGCAAGCCGGTGAAAGTGGTCAAGTTCGCCAACGACGTCACCGCTGAGAAGCTGCGTAACGCCGAGTTCGCCGGGCGGCTGGCCGCGATCGACCGCTCGCAGGCGGTGATCGAGTTCGACCTGGACGGCCGGATCCTGACCGCGAACGAGAACTTCCTGAGTACGGTCGGGTACACGCTGGCGGAGATCGCCGGCCGGCACCACAGCATGTTCTGCACCGCCGAGTACGCCGACTCCGCCGAGTACCGGGACTTCTGGGCTAGCCTGCGCAGCGGCGAGTTCCGCTCCGGCCGCTTCCACCGGCACGGCAAGGACGGCCGGGACGTCTGGATCCAGTCCAGCTACAACCCGATCCTGGACCTGTCCGGGCGGCCGATAAAGGTGATCAAATACGCCTACGACGTCACCGAACAGGTCCACCTCGAACAGCGACTGAGCGTCTCGGCGTAGTCACCCTCCTGGACCGGCCCGGGTGACCGGGCCGGTCCAGCGTGGGTCAGTCGGCGATCCAGATGCCGTAGTCGCGGGTCGCGGTGCCGAAGTCCTGGAAGCCCAGGATCGTGTTGTTGCCGACGTACGTGTAGTTGTTGATGCCCTTGGCGATGGTGTTGCCGCTGGCCGACGGGCCGAAGACGGGGCCGC from Actinoplanes derwentensis includes these protein-coding regions:
- a CDS encoding PAS domain-containing protein translates to MSDQAAITGDTDELLAELRSQVEAYERGSATAEYSPDGVLLRANNAFAALVGFAPAAIVGIDHHSLVSPEMAGSPEYLTLWEQLRSGGNLTGEFRLLWQGSDERWIRSSWVPVKNRAGQVVKVIEQALDVTQGKRAAADAHGKIQAISRSQAVIEFDLDGYILDANHNFLDLVGYSRTEVIGRHHRMFVPAQDAQSEAYQEFWQRLGAGEFVSGEFRRIGQNGREVWLQAVYNPILGVDGEPWKVVKFAVDVTATKLANAEFEGKVAAINRSQAVIEFDLNGHVLSANENFLDAVGYRMADVIGRHHRMFVSAETADSTEYADFWRRLQQGEFVSGEFHRYGKDGRDVWLQATYNPIFGLDGKPWKVVKFASDITEAKARNADFEGKVTAIRRSQAVIEFDLAGTVLEANDSFLDLMGYRLDEIRGRHHRIFVATEEAARPEYRAFWEKLGRGEFHSAEYRRIAKDGGEVWIRATYNPILDADGKPVKVVKFANDVTAEKLRNAEFAGRLAAIDRSQAVIEFDLDGRILTANENFLSTVGYTLAEIAGRHHSMFCTAEYADSAEYRDFWASLRSGEFRSGRFHRHGKDGRDVWIQSSYNPILDLSGRPIKVIKYAYDVTEQVHLEQRLSVSA